One part of the Pogoniulus pusillus isolate bPogPus1 chromosome 8, bPogPus1.pri, whole genome shotgun sequence genome encodes these proteins:
- the PTBP2 gene encoding polypyrimidine tract-binding protein 2 isoform X3, with protein MDGIVTDVAVGVKRGSDELLSGSVLNSPNSNMSSMVVTANGNDNKKFKSDDKMDGAPSRVLHIRKLPGEVTETEVIALGLPFGKVTNILMLKGKNQAFLELATEEAAITMVNYYSAVTPHLRNQPIYIQYSNHKELKTDNTLNQRAQAVLQAVTAVQATNAPISGTTVSESAVTPAQSPVLRIIIDNMYYPVTLDVLHQIFSKFGAVLKIITFTKNNQFQALLQYGDPVNAQQAKLALDGQNIYNACCTLRIDFSKLVNLNVKYNNDKSRDYTRPDLPSGDGQPALDPAIAAAFAKETSLLAVPGALSPLAIPNAAAAAAAAAAGRVAMPGVSAGGNTVLLVSNLNEEMVTPQSLFTLFGVYGDVQRVKILYNKKDSALIQMADGNQSQLAMSHLNGQKMYGKIIRVTLSKHQTVQLPREGLDDQGLTKDFGNSPLHRFKKPGSKNFQNIFPPSATLHLSNIPPSVAEEDLRTLFANTGGTVKAFKFFQRDHKMALLQMSTVEEAIQALIDLHNYNLGENHHLRVSFSKSTI; from the exons CCAATGGTAATGACAACAAGAAATTCAAAAGTGATGATAAAATGGATGGGGCTCCTTCTCGTGTTCTTCATATCAGGAaattgcccggggaggtgacaGAAACAGAAGTTATTGCTTTAGGTTTACCTTTTGGTAAGGTAACCAACATCCTGATGCTAAAAGGGAAAAATcag GCATTTCTGGAACTTGCTACAGAAGAAGCAGCTATCACTATGGTCAATTACTACTCTGCTGTCACACCTCATCTTCGTAACCAACCTATCTATATCCAGTATTCCAATCATAAAGAACTAAAGACTGATAACACACTTAACCAG CGGGCTCAGGCTGTTCTTCAAGCAGTGACGGCTGTGCAGGCGACGAATGCTCCTATTAGCGGGACCACTGTTAGTGAGAGTGCAGTGACTCCAGCTCAGAGTCCAGTCCTTAGAATAATTATTGACAATATGTATTATCCAGTAACCCTGGATGTTCTTCATCAG ATATTCTCTAAATTTGGTGCTGTATTGAAGATAATCACATTCACAAAGAATAACCAGTTCCAAGCTTTACTGCAGTATGGAGATCCAGTAAATGCACAGCAAGCAAAACTA GCCTTAGATGGTCAGAATATTTACAATGCTTGCTGTACCCTGCGGATCGATTTTTCCAAACTGGTGAATTTGAATGTCAAGTACAACAACGATAAAAGCAGGGACTACACTCGTCCTGATCTTCCATCTGGTGACGGACAGCCAGCGCTGGACCCAGCTATTGCTGCAGCGTTTGCAAAGGAGACCTCTCTTCTAG CTGTTCCAGGAGCTCTGAGTCCTTTGGCTAttccaaatgctgctgctgctgctgcagctgctgctgctggccgtgTGGCAATGCCTGGAGTTTCAGCTGGTGGCAATACAGTCCTCCTGGTTAGCAATTTAAATGAAGAG ATGGTTACGCCCCAAAGTCTGTTTACCCTCTTCG GTGTTTATGGGGATGTGCAGCGTGTGAAGATTTTGTACAATAAGAAAGACAGTGCTCTTATACAGATGGCTGATGGAAACCAGTCACAGCTGG CCATGAGCCATCTGAATGGACAAAAAATGTATGGGAAGATCATTCGCGTTACCCTTTCTAAACATCAGACAGTACAACTACCTCGGGAGGGCCTTGATGACCAAGGACTGACAAAAGATTTTGGTAATTCACCGCTGCATCGCTTCAAAAAACCAGGCTCAAAAAACTTTCAGAACATATTCCCACCTTCTGCAACGCTTCACCTCTCCAATATTCC ACCATCAGTAGCAGAAGAGGATCTGCGCACACTGTTTGCTAACACTGGAGGCACTGTGAAAGCATTTAAATTTTTTCA AAGAGATCACAAGATGGCACTTCTTCAGATGTCAACAGTGGAAGAAGCTATTCAGGCTTTGATTGATCTTCACAATTACAATCTGGGAGAAAATCACCATCTGAGAGTTTCTTTCTCTAAGTCAACTATTTAA
- the PTBP2 gene encoding polypyrimidine tract-binding protein 2 isoform X4, whose translation MDGIVTDVAVGVKRGSDELLSGSVLNSPNSNMSSMVVTANGNDNKKFKSDDKMDGAPSRVLHIRKLPGEVTETEVIALGLPFGKVTNILMLKGKNQAFLELATEEAAITMVNYYSAVTPHLRNQPIYIQYSNHKELKTDNTLNQRAQAVLQAVTAVQATNAPISGTTVSESAVTPAQSPVLRIIIDNMYYPVTLDVLHQIFSKFGAVLKIITFTKNNQFQALLQYGDPVNAQQAKLALDGQNIYNACCTLRIDFSKLVNLNVKYNNDKSRDYTRPDLPSGDGQPALDPAIAAAFAKETSLLAVPGALSPLAIPNAAAAAAAAAAGRVAMPGVSAGGNTVLLVSNLNEEMVTPQSLFTLFGVYGDVQRVKILYNKKDSALIQMADGNQSQLAMSHLNGQKMYGKIIRVTLSKHQTVQLPREGLDDQGLTKDFGNSPLHRFKKPGSKNFQNIFPPSATLHLSNIPPSVAEEDLRTLFANTGGTVKAFKFFQDHKMALLQMSTVEEAIQALIDLHNYNLGENHHLRVSFSKSTI comes from the exons CCAATGGTAATGACAACAAGAAATTCAAAAGTGATGATAAAATGGATGGGGCTCCTTCTCGTGTTCTTCATATCAGGAaattgcccggggaggtgacaGAAACAGAAGTTATTGCTTTAGGTTTACCTTTTGGTAAGGTAACCAACATCCTGATGCTAAAAGGGAAAAATcag GCATTTCTGGAACTTGCTACAGAAGAAGCAGCTATCACTATGGTCAATTACTACTCTGCTGTCACACCTCATCTTCGTAACCAACCTATCTATATCCAGTATTCCAATCATAAAGAACTAAAGACTGATAACACACTTAACCAG CGGGCTCAGGCTGTTCTTCAAGCAGTGACGGCTGTGCAGGCGACGAATGCTCCTATTAGCGGGACCACTGTTAGTGAGAGTGCAGTGACTCCAGCTCAGAGTCCAGTCCTTAGAATAATTATTGACAATATGTATTATCCAGTAACCCTGGATGTTCTTCATCAG ATATTCTCTAAATTTGGTGCTGTATTGAAGATAATCACATTCACAAAGAATAACCAGTTCCAAGCTTTACTGCAGTATGGAGATCCAGTAAATGCACAGCAAGCAAAACTA GCCTTAGATGGTCAGAATATTTACAATGCTTGCTGTACCCTGCGGATCGATTTTTCCAAACTGGTGAATTTGAATGTCAAGTACAACAACGATAAAAGCAGGGACTACACTCGTCCTGATCTTCCATCTGGTGACGGACAGCCAGCGCTGGACCCAGCTATTGCTGCAGCGTTTGCAAAGGAGACCTCTCTTCTAG CTGTTCCAGGAGCTCTGAGTCCTTTGGCTAttccaaatgctgctgctgctgctgcagctgctgctgctggccgtgTGGCAATGCCTGGAGTTTCAGCTGGTGGCAATACAGTCCTCCTGGTTAGCAATTTAAATGAAGAG ATGGTTACGCCCCAAAGTCTGTTTACCCTCTTCG GTGTTTATGGGGATGTGCAGCGTGTGAAGATTTTGTACAATAAGAAAGACAGTGCTCTTATACAGATGGCTGATGGAAACCAGTCACAGCTGG CCATGAGCCATCTGAATGGACAAAAAATGTATGGGAAGATCATTCGCGTTACCCTTTCTAAACATCAGACAGTACAACTACCTCGGGAGGGCCTTGATGACCAAGGACTGACAAAAGATTTTGGTAATTCACCGCTGCATCGCTTCAAAAAACCAGGCTCAAAAAACTTTCAGAACATATTCCCACCTTCTGCAACGCTTCACCTCTCCAATATTCC ACCATCAGTAGCAGAAGAGGATCTGCGCACACTGTTTGCTAACACTGGAGGCACTGTGAAAGCATTTAAATTTTTTCA AGATCACAAGATGGCACTTCTTCAGATGTCAACAGTGGAAGAAGCTATTCAGGCTTTGATTGATCTTCACAATTACAATCTGGGAGAAAATCACCATCTGAGAGTTTCTTTCTCTAAGTCAACTATTTAA
- the PTBP2 gene encoding polypyrimidine tract-binding protein 2 isoform X1, translating to MDGIVTDVAVGVKRGSDELLSGSVLNSPNSNMSSMVVTANGNDNKKFKSDDKMDGAPSRVLHIRKLPGEVTETEVIALGLPFGKVTNILMLKGKNQAFLELATEEAAITMVNYYSAVTPHLRNQPIYIQYSNHKELKTDNTLNQRAQAVLQAVTAVQATNAPISGTTVSESAVTPAQSPVLRIIIDNMYYPVTLDVLHQIFSKFGAVLKIITFTKNNQFQALLQYGDPVNAQQAKLALDGQNIYNACCTLRIDFSKLVNLNVKYNNDKSRDYTRPDLPSGDGQPALDPAIAAAFAKETSLLGLPVAAVPGALSPLAIPNAAAAAAAAAAGRVAMPGVSAGGNTVLLVSNLNEEMVTPQSLFTLFGVYGDVQRVKILYNKKDSALIQMADGNQSQLAMSHLNGQKMYGKIIRVTLSKHQTVQLPREGLDDQGLTKDFGNSPLHRFKKPGSKNFQNIFPPSATLHLSNIPPSVAEEDLRTLFANTGGTVKAFKFFQRDHKMALLQMSTVEEAIQALIDLHNYNLGENHHLRVSFSKSTI from the exons CCAATGGTAATGACAACAAGAAATTCAAAAGTGATGATAAAATGGATGGGGCTCCTTCTCGTGTTCTTCATATCAGGAaattgcccggggaggtgacaGAAACAGAAGTTATTGCTTTAGGTTTACCTTTTGGTAAGGTAACCAACATCCTGATGCTAAAAGGGAAAAATcag GCATTTCTGGAACTTGCTACAGAAGAAGCAGCTATCACTATGGTCAATTACTACTCTGCTGTCACACCTCATCTTCGTAACCAACCTATCTATATCCAGTATTCCAATCATAAAGAACTAAAGACTGATAACACACTTAACCAG CGGGCTCAGGCTGTTCTTCAAGCAGTGACGGCTGTGCAGGCGACGAATGCTCCTATTAGCGGGACCACTGTTAGTGAGAGTGCAGTGACTCCAGCTCAGAGTCCAGTCCTTAGAATAATTATTGACAATATGTATTATCCAGTAACCCTGGATGTTCTTCATCAG ATATTCTCTAAATTTGGTGCTGTATTGAAGATAATCACATTCACAAAGAATAACCAGTTCCAAGCTTTACTGCAGTATGGAGATCCAGTAAATGCACAGCAAGCAAAACTA GCCTTAGATGGTCAGAATATTTACAATGCTTGCTGTACCCTGCGGATCGATTTTTCCAAACTGGTGAATTTGAATGTCAAGTACAACAACGATAAAAGCAGGGACTACACTCGTCCTGATCTTCCATCTGGTGACGGACAGCCAGCGCTGGACCCAGCTATTGCTGCAGCGTTTGCAAAGGAGACCTCTCTTCTAG GGCTTCCTGTTGCAGCTGTTCCAGGAGCTCTGAGTCCTTTGGCTAttccaaatgctgctgctgctgctgcagctgctgctgctggccgtgTGGCAATGCCTGGAGTTTCAGCTGGTGGCAATACAGTCCTCCTGGTTAGCAATTTAAATGAAGAG ATGGTTACGCCCCAAAGTCTGTTTACCCTCTTCG GTGTTTATGGGGATGTGCAGCGTGTGAAGATTTTGTACAATAAGAAAGACAGTGCTCTTATACAGATGGCTGATGGAAACCAGTCACAGCTGG CCATGAGCCATCTGAATGGACAAAAAATGTATGGGAAGATCATTCGCGTTACCCTTTCTAAACATCAGACAGTACAACTACCTCGGGAGGGCCTTGATGACCAAGGACTGACAAAAGATTTTGGTAATTCACCGCTGCATCGCTTCAAAAAACCAGGCTCAAAAAACTTTCAGAACATATTCCCACCTTCTGCAACGCTTCACCTCTCCAATATTCC ACCATCAGTAGCAGAAGAGGATCTGCGCACACTGTTTGCTAACACTGGAGGCACTGTGAAAGCATTTAAATTTTTTCA AAGAGATCACAAGATGGCACTTCTTCAGATGTCAACAGTGGAAGAAGCTATTCAGGCTTTGATTGATCTTCACAATTACAATCTGGGAGAAAATCACCATCTGAGAGTTTCTTTCTCTAAGTCAACTATTTAA
- the PTBP2 gene encoding polypyrimidine tract-binding protein 2 isoform X5, whose protein sequence is MSSMVVTANGNDNKKFKSDDKMDGAPSRVLHIRKLPGEVTETEVIALGLPFGKVTNILMLKGKNQAFLELATEEAAITMVNYYSAVTPHLRNQPIYIQYSNHKELKTDNTLNQRAQAVLQAVTAVQATNAPISGTTVSESAVTPAQSPVLRIIIDNMYYPVTLDVLHQIFSKFGAVLKIITFTKNNQFQALLQYGDPVNAQQAKLALDGQNIYNACCTLRIDFSKLVNLNVKYNNDKSRDYTRPDLPSGDGQPALDPAIAAAFAKETSLLGLPVAAVPGALSPLAIPNAAAAAAAAAAGRVAMPGVSAGGNTVLLVSNLNEEMVTPQSLFTLFGVYGDVQRVKILYNKKDSALIQMADGNQSQLAMSHLNGQKMYGKIIRVTLSKHQTVQLPREGLDDQGLTKDFGNSPLHRFKKPGSKNFQNIFPPSATLHLSNIPPSVAEEDLRTLFANTGGTVKAFKFFQRDHKMALLQMSTVEEAIQALIDLHNYNLGENHHLRVSFSKSTI, encoded by the exons CCAATGGTAATGACAACAAGAAATTCAAAAGTGATGATAAAATGGATGGGGCTCCTTCTCGTGTTCTTCATATCAGGAaattgcccggggaggtgacaGAAACAGAAGTTATTGCTTTAGGTTTACCTTTTGGTAAGGTAACCAACATCCTGATGCTAAAAGGGAAAAATcag GCATTTCTGGAACTTGCTACAGAAGAAGCAGCTATCACTATGGTCAATTACTACTCTGCTGTCACACCTCATCTTCGTAACCAACCTATCTATATCCAGTATTCCAATCATAAAGAACTAAAGACTGATAACACACTTAACCAG CGGGCTCAGGCTGTTCTTCAAGCAGTGACGGCTGTGCAGGCGACGAATGCTCCTATTAGCGGGACCACTGTTAGTGAGAGTGCAGTGACTCCAGCTCAGAGTCCAGTCCTTAGAATAATTATTGACAATATGTATTATCCAGTAACCCTGGATGTTCTTCATCAG ATATTCTCTAAATTTGGTGCTGTATTGAAGATAATCACATTCACAAAGAATAACCAGTTCCAAGCTTTACTGCAGTATGGAGATCCAGTAAATGCACAGCAAGCAAAACTA GCCTTAGATGGTCAGAATATTTACAATGCTTGCTGTACCCTGCGGATCGATTTTTCCAAACTGGTGAATTTGAATGTCAAGTACAACAACGATAAAAGCAGGGACTACACTCGTCCTGATCTTCCATCTGGTGACGGACAGCCAGCGCTGGACCCAGCTATTGCTGCAGCGTTTGCAAAGGAGACCTCTCTTCTAG GGCTTCCTGTTGCAGCTGTTCCAGGAGCTCTGAGTCCTTTGGCTAttccaaatgctgctgctgctgctgcagctgctgctgctggccgtgTGGCAATGCCTGGAGTTTCAGCTGGTGGCAATACAGTCCTCCTGGTTAGCAATTTAAATGAAGAG ATGGTTACGCCCCAAAGTCTGTTTACCCTCTTCG GTGTTTATGGGGATGTGCAGCGTGTGAAGATTTTGTACAATAAGAAAGACAGTGCTCTTATACAGATGGCTGATGGAAACCAGTCACAGCTGG CCATGAGCCATCTGAATGGACAAAAAATGTATGGGAAGATCATTCGCGTTACCCTTTCTAAACATCAGACAGTACAACTACCTCGGGAGGGCCTTGATGACCAAGGACTGACAAAAGATTTTGGTAATTCACCGCTGCATCGCTTCAAAAAACCAGGCTCAAAAAACTTTCAGAACATATTCCCACCTTCTGCAACGCTTCACCTCTCCAATATTCC ACCATCAGTAGCAGAAGAGGATCTGCGCACACTGTTTGCTAACACTGGAGGCACTGTGAAAGCATTTAAATTTTTTCA AAGAGATCACAAGATGGCACTTCTTCAGATGTCAACAGTGGAAGAAGCTATTCAGGCTTTGATTGATCTTCACAATTACAATCTGGGAGAAAATCACCATCTGAGAGTTTCTTTCTCTAAGTCAACTATTTAA
- the PTBP2 gene encoding polypyrimidine tract-binding protein 2 isoform X2, which produces MDGIVTDVAVGVKRGSDELLSGSVLNSPNSNMSSMVVTANGNDNKKFKSDDKMDGAPSRVLHIRKLPGEVTETEVIALGLPFGKVTNILMLKGKNQAFLELATEEAAITMVNYYSAVTPHLRNQPIYIQYSNHKELKTDNTLNQRAQAVLQAVTAVQATNAPISGTTVSESAVTPAQSPVLRIIIDNMYYPVTLDVLHQIFSKFGAVLKIITFTKNNQFQALLQYGDPVNAQQAKLALDGQNIYNACCTLRIDFSKLVNLNVKYNNDKSRDYTRPDLPSGDGQPALDPAIAAAFAKETSLLGLPVAAVPGALSPLAIPNAAAAAAAAAAGRVAMPGVSAGGNTVLLVSNLNEEMVTPQSLFTLFGVYGDVQRVKILYNKKDSALIQMADGNQSQLAMSHLNGQKMYGKIIRVTLSKHQTVQLPREGLDDQGLTKDFGNSPLHRFKKPGSKNFQNIFPPSATLHLSNIPPSVAEEDLRTLFANTGGTVKAFKFFQDHKMALLQMSTVEEAIQALIDLHNYNLGENHHLRVSFSKSTI; this is translated from the exons CCAATGGTAATGACAACAAGAAATTCAAAAGTGATGATAAAATGGATGGGGCTCCTTCTCGTGTTCTTCATATCAGGAaattgcccggggaggtgacaGAAACAGAAGTTATTGCTTTAGGTTTACCTTTTGGTAAGGTAACCAACATCCTGATGCTAAAAGGGAAAAATcag GCATTTCTGGAACTTGCTACAGAAGAAGCAGCTATCACTATGGTCAATTACTACTCTGCTGTCACACCTCATCTTCGTAACCAACCTATCTATATCCAGTATTCCAATCATAAAGAACTAAAGACTGATAACACACTTAACCAG CGGGCTCAGGCTGTTCTTCAAGCAGTGACGGCTGTGCAGGCGACGAATGCTCCTATTAGCGGGACCACTGTTAGTGAGAGTGCAGTGACTCCAGCTCAGAGTCCAGTCCTTAGAATAATTATTGACAATATGTATTATCCAGTAACCCTGGATGTTCTTCATCAG ATATTCTCTAAATTTGGTGCTGTATTGAAGATAATCACATTCACAAAGAATAACCAGTTCCAAGCTTTACTGCAGTATGGAGATCCAGTAAATGCACAGCAAGCAAAACTA GCCTTAGATGGTCAGAATATTTACAATGCTTGCTGTACCCTGCGGATCGATTTTTCCAAACTGGTGAATTTGAATGTCAAGTACAACAACGATAAAAGCAGGGACTACACTCGTCCTGATCTTCCATCTGGTGACGGACAGCCAGCGCTGGACCCAGCTATTGCTGCAGCGTTTGCAAAGGAGACCTCTCTTCTAG GGCTTCCTGTTGCAGCTGTTCCAGGAGCTCTGAGTCCTTTGGCTAttccaaatgctgctgctgctgctgcagctgctgctgctggccgtgTGGCAATGCCTGGAGTTTCAGCTGGTGGCAATACAGTCCTCCTGGTTAGCAATTTAAATGAAGAG ATGGTTACGCCCCAAAGTCTGTTTACCCTCTTCG GTGTTTATGGGGATGTGCAGCGTGTGAAGATTTTGTACAATAAGAAAGACAGTGCTCTTATACAGATGGCTGATGGAAACCAGTCACAGCTGG CCATGAGCCATCTGAATGGACAAAAAATGTATGGGAAGATCATTCGCGTTACCCTTTCTAAACATCAGACAGTACAACTACCTCGGGAGGGCCTTGATGACCAAGGACTGACAAAAGATTTTGGTAATTCACCGCTGCATCGCTTCAAAAAACCAGGCTCAAAAAACTTTCAGAACATATTCCCACCTTCTGCAACGCTTCACCTCTCCAATATTCC ACCATCAGTAGCAGAAGAGGATCTGCGCACACTGTTTGCTAACACTGGAGGCACTGTGAAAGCATTTAAATTTTTTCA AGATCACAAGATGGCACTTCTTCAGATGTCAACAGTGGAAGAAGCTATTCAGGCTTTGATTGATCTTCACAATTACAATCTGGGAGAAAATCACCATCTGAGAGTTTCTTTCTCTAAGTCAACTATTTAA